A genomic segment from Castor canadensis chromosome 1, mCasCan1.hap1v2, whole genome shotgun sequence encodes:
- the LOC109676852 gene encoding olfactory receptor 5AS1-like, with the protein MLETNYSEPIEFIFIGFTDFLFLRITLFLVFFIVYALTVVGNMGLIILVNIDSSLQTPMYYFLSNLSFLDISYSTTIAPKMLVNFLSSKKSISFHGCAVQMFFFACFADAECLILATMAYDRYAAICNPLLYSTLVSRRVCISLVVLAYSCGSVTSLVHVSLTFRLPFCDSNVVNHFFCDIPPLLTLSCLDTHINELLLFALCGTIQISSFLVIFISYFYILLTVLSIKSLVGRSKTFSTCASHLIAVTLFYGTLLFMYLRPTTSYSPDTDKVVAVFYTVVFPMFNPIIYSFRNKDVKNALKKLHERKWIFK; encoded by the coding sequence ATGTTGGAGACTAACTATTCTGAACCAATTGAATTCATATTTATAGGATTTActgattttctctttctcagaatCACACTGTTCTTGGTATTTTTCATAGTATATGCATTAACTGTGGTGGGAAATATGGGATTAATAATCCTAGTTAATATTGACTCAAGTCTCCAAACCCCCATGTATTACTTTCTCAGCAATTTATCTTTCTTAGACATCAGCTATTCCACAACCATTGCTCCTAAAATGCTGGTAAACTTCCTGTCTTCTAAGAAGAGCATCTCATTCCATGGCTGTGCtgtacagatgtttttctttgcttgttttgcgGATGCCGAGTGCCTTATCCTGGCAACAATGGCATATGACCGATATGCAGCCATCTGTAACCCACTCCTCTATTCCACACTGGTGTCTCGGAGGGTCTGCATCAGCCTTGTTGTCCTGGCTTATTCTTGTGGAAGTGTGACCTCACTGGTGCATGTCTCTCTCACATTTAGGCTTCCATTTTGTGACTCCAATGTTGTCAATCATTTTTTCTGTGATATCCCACCTCTCTTGACTTTATCATGTTTAGATACCCACATCAATGAGCTTCTGCTCTTTGCCTTATGTGGCACAATCCAGATCAGCTCTTTTCTGGTCATCTTTATCTCTTATTTCTACATTCTTCTTACTGTTTTGAGCATCAAGTCCTTGGTAGGCAGAAGCAAAACCTTCTCTACATGTGCTTCTCATCTCATAGCAGTCACCTTGTTCTATGGAACACTCCTGTTTATGTACTTACGTCCCACCACCAGCTATTCTCCAGACACGGATAAGGTGGTTGCAGTGTTTTATACTGTTGTCTTTCCTATGTTTAATCCAATAATCTATAGCTTCAGGAACAAAGACGTGAAAAATGCCCTCAAAAAACTACATGAAAGAAAGtggattttcaaataa